The Parafrankia irregularis genome contains a region encoding:
- the nuoE gene encoding NADH-quinone oxidoreductase subunit NuoE encodes MPLTEQTRAAAREIIARYPEGRSRSALLPMLHLVQSEEGAVTAAGVDFCAEQLGLTHAEVGAVATFYTMYKRRPVGDWLVSVCTNLSCLLRGGEDVYQRLSANLGVGHDQTTEDGTITLEHAECLAACDYAPVMTVNYEFYDQVTPDSAEGIVDALRRGERPAPTRGGPLCTFAEASFQLAGFADPRPDGVAGPGVGEPSLAGVLIAEAGGWKPEDGVAGAPPLTPLPSTAPPAAAPQTKVN; translated from the coding sequence ATGCCACTGACCGAACAGACCCGGGCTGCCGCCCGCGAGATCATCGCGCGCTACCCGGAGGGGCGTTCCCGCTCCGCGCTGCTGCCCATGCTGCACCTGGTGCAGTCGGAGGAGGGGGCGGTCACCGCGGCGGGCGTGGACTTCTGCGCCGAGCAGCTCGGCCTCACCCACGCCGAGGTCGGCGCGGTCGCGACCTTCTACACGATGTACAAGCGCCGTCCGGTCGGTGACTGGCTGGTCTCGGTGTGCACGAACCTCTCCTGCCTGCTGCGCGGCGGCGAGGACGTCTACCAGCGGCTGTCGGCGAACCTCGGGGTCGGGCACGACCAGACCACCGAGGACGGCACGATCACGCTGGAGCACGCCGAGTGCCTGGCTGCCTGCGACTACGCGCCGGTCATGACCGTGAACTACGAGTTCTACGACCAGGTCACCCCGGACTCCGCCGAGGGCATCGTGGACGCGCTGCGGCGCGGTGAGCGCCCGGCACCGACCCGCGGCGGCCCGCTGTGCACGTTCGCCGAGGCGTCCTTCCAGCTCGCCGGGTTCGCCGACCCCCGGCCCGACGGCGTCGCCGGCCCGGGCGTGGGCGAGCCGTCGCTCGCCGGGGTGCTGATCGCCGAGGCCGGCGGCTGGAAGCCCGAGGACGGCGTCGCCGGCGCCCCGCCGCTGACCCCGCTCCCGTCGACCGCGCCGCCGGCGGCCGCGCCGCAGACGAAGGTGAACTGA
- the nuoF gene encoding NADH-quinone oxidoreductase subunit NuoF, whose translation MPVTPVLTRRWNVPESWTLATYERLDGYQGLRRALAQAPDDLIKLVKDSGLRGRGGAGFPTGMKWGFIPQGDGKPHYLVINADEGEPGTCKDAPLMKADPHSLIEGIVIAAYAVRANRAFIYLRGELIHAARRLRAAVAEAYEAGYLGRDILGSGFDLDLVVHSGAGAYICGEETALLDSLEGRRGQPRLRPPFPATHGLYASPTVVNNVETIATVPFIVNYGVDWFRSMGRERAPGPKIYSLSGHVTRPGQYEAPMGTTLRELLDMAGGVLGGRKLKAWTPGGSSTPLLTADHLDVPLDFEGVQEAGSLLGTAALMIMDETVDMLPVVRRLTQFYAHESCGKCTPCREGTTWMVQILSRMERGHGDSDDVDTLVDACDNIFGRAFCALADGATSPIVSGIKHFRNEFLPITPVGPSGSTPSGSANGTAAAGKAADTPGAYAGAH comes from the coding sequence ATGCCTGTCACCCCGGTCCTCACCCGGCGCTGGAACGTGCCCGAGTCGTGGACGCTGGCGACCTACGAGCGTCTCGACGGCTACCAGGGCCTGCGCCGGGCGCTGGCGCAGGCGCCCGACGACCTCATCAAGCTCGTCAAGGACTCCGGCCTGCGCGGCCGGGGCGGCGCGGGCTTCCCCACCGGCATGAAGTGGGGCTTCATCCCGCAGGGCGACGGCAAGCCGCACTACCTCGTCATCAACGCCGACGAGGGCGAGCCGGGCACCTGCAAGGACGCCCCGCTGATGAAGGCCGACCCGCACTCGCTGATCGAGGGCATCGTCATCGCCGCCTACGCGGTGCGCGCGAACCGGGCCTTCATCTACCTGCGTGGCGAGCTGATCCACGCCGCGCGCCGGCTGCGTGCGGCCGTCGCGGAGGCGTACGAGGCCGGCTACCTGGGGCGGGACATCCTCGGTAGCGGTTTCGACCTCGACCTTGTGGTGCACTCCGGCGCCGGCGCCTACATCTGCGGCGAGGAGACCGCCCTGCTGGACTCGCTGGAGGGCCGGCGCGGCCAGCCGCGGCTGCGCCCGCCGTTCCCGGCGACCCACGGGCTGTACGCGTCCCCCACGGTCGTGAACAACGTCGAGACCATCGCCACGGTGCCGTTCATCGTGAACTACGGCGTCGACTGGTTCCGGTCGATGGGGCGGGAGCGGGCCCCGGGCCCGAAGATCTACAGCCTGTCCGGGCACGTGACCCGGCCCGGCCAGTACGAGGCGCCGATGGGCACCACCCTGCGCGAGCTGCTGGACATGGCGGGCGGTGTGCTCGGCGGCCGGAAGCTGAAGGCCTGGACGCCCGGTGGCTCGTCCACCCCGCTGCTCACCGCCGACCACCTGGACGTCCCGCTGGACTTCGAGGGCGTGCAGGAGGCCGGGTCACTGCTCGGCACCGCGGCGTTGATGATCATGGATGAGACCGTCGACATGCTGCCGGTGGTCCGCCGCCTGACCCAGTTCTACGCACACGAGTCGTGCGGCAAGTGCACGCCCTGCCGGGAAGGCACCACCTGGATGGTGCAGATCCTCTCCCGGATGGAGCGCGGCCACGGCGACTCCGACGACGTCGACACCCTCGTCGACGCCTGCGACAACATCTTCGGACGAGCGTTCTGCGCGCTCGCGGACGGCGCCACCTCGCCGATCGTCTCCGGGATCAAGCACTTCCGGAACGAGTTCCTCCCGATCACTCCGGTGGGGCCGTCGGGCTCCACCCCGTCCGGCTCGGCGAACGGCACGGCCGCTGCAGGCAAGGCCGCGGACACGCCGGGCGCCTACGCGGGAGCGCACTGA